ACGACGATGCGTTTCCCAATACTGTATGTGACGTTGAATCCGTCCCAGTTGAGACAACTTTGAGGTACAGATGCGGTCACGGTCAGTTTCGACTGGAGGGGCTCCTCATACAAAACTTTCAATTTCGGAGCCACTTGCAAAAGGGCAAACTTGCTATTGGAGAGCAATGCCAGCGTGTTACCGTCCGGTGACGCCTCCGCGGAGAGGATTACTTCGTCTGGCGGGATATGCATCAGTCTTTTGGAGCTGTACGTCAGGTTCCACAGCCCTGTCCTGTGACCGTTGTGGAAGACGACATTCCCCAAAACGTCTGCGACGACCAGCCCAGTATGTCTCCCCTCTAGGAAACTGACCATGCACAGAGACCTCCCAACATGATCTGTCACGTGGAGTATAGCGTCGAGTGGGTCGATTGTGTTCTGTACTGCGGTTCGGGCCCCCGCGTTCAAATTCCATAGAAAGATGTCCCCGGACTCGTAACCTGCTGCTATATGAGTACCATCCTGCGACATCACCAGGTGGGTCACTTTAGACCTCAGGGGAGTCTCCGCATGGTCTGCTGCGACACGCGGGACAAGCACGCTCTGCAGAAACTCCTGGTACGTGAATATTAGCAACTGGCCCTTGACCGTCCCCAGCACGAAGTACGATCTAGCCGGGAGCACCGCACAGGGGCCGCCGTACGCACCGACCAGCGAGTAAACGTGGCTCAGCGAGACCCAATTGACCAAACTCTCCGGGCCCAGCACCCGCTCGGCCCTGACTGCAACATCAGCAACACGGTCACGGTCACCACCAGACTCGTGCTCTTCAAACGACCGCCACTGCAAAAAACTCGCCATAGAGCATTCGCAATCCAACCACAGTAGCTTCATCAAGGGAAACCCACCGTTAAACCACCGCCAGCAACGGACCAGCCATCGCTCATGGTAACTTCGAGAAGAGCTGACCTCAAAAGCTGCGGAATTGTTCCAGACCACCCTTCGGAAAAACCCTCGAGAAATCTCGGAAAAACTAAACCGTCGCCCGTTCGAATTTCGCTCAAAGCCgtttttttgaaattttccGGAAAAACTCAAAATCCGCCGTTCGAAACTCGGCTGCGGTGGCGTTTCTCAAAAAaggtattttttttttgaacaatttctCGATCGATCGTCAGCGGTGCACTACATGAACTGTGAGATAGATGTTATTCTTCCGGCAGGGCGGTCGAGGATTGGCACTGCAGAGAGAGTGAGAGAGTGAAATACACGCCGGCAGACAGCAATGTTTAAGTTTGAGTACGATCTGAACGACGCGGCGGCCGAGGAGGAGACAGCCGTGCGTTTTCCCGGCCAGGGCGAGGAGTTCTGCAGCACAGATGCTGCTGGGAAGAGCGCTGGTGTGATTGATGAGGAGTGGGCGGCGGGGCCAGCACGGCCCTCGTCTTCGTCGGCGATGGAGCCATTTGTGTGCCACTACTGTGATGCGCGGTTCCGGATGCGCGGGTACTTGACCCGGCACATCAAGAAGCACGCGATCGAGAAGGCTTTCCGATGCCCCTTCTTCCAGCGTGGGCAGCCGCGGGACTTGCAATGCCACCCTTCTGGCGGGTTCAGCCGGCGGGACACGTACAAGACACACTTGAAGGTGAAGCACGTGCTGTACCCGCCCGGAGTGCGGCCCTCGGACCGGAACCGTTCCGGTGGGCACTGCACCGCTTGCGGAGAGTATACAGAGAGCCTACACGAGTGGGTGGAGCAACACATCGAGAGTGGCGCGTGCCAGGGGCTCCCGGCGGACTACATCCGGGCGCAGCGCAGCGCACGGTCCTCTGGCCGCCTCCGCGTCGTCAAGACCTCGACGGGCCACGCCCGGTTCATCTCCACGGTGCAAAGTGTCGTCGAGCCCGCAGTGCTCCTCAACAAAGAAGCCCTCGAGGCCATGGCCATCGTGGCCCACAGCACCAACACGGCTAATATTCTATCCCAGTACGGCAGAGACAAGATCATCATGGCCGCAGAGAACTACACTGGCGAGGCGAGGACTCCCCCGCGCGCAACGACCCCcccgccgccgccgccaGCAGCGCCGGGACTCGACCTCAGCGTCTTCGACTTCGACCACTTCACCGCGCAGCACGACGACGCGGACCCAGCAGCACCGCACGCGGGCCTCTGGCAGCTCCTGGGCGACCAACGGCTCGACGACTCGATGCCCCGCAGTACGTAATCCGCAGGAAGCCGGGGTCCCACTAGTAATAATAGTCACTCTGTACGAGATTCGCgatttttcaagaaacgTTGAAGTTTTGCGAATTTCGAAGAGATGAGCGACTCATGTTTTGGTTGTTGATGCTTGGTGTTGGAGGGGCCTGGTTCTGCAGTGTTGTGTACGCGCGCTGCCTGTGTGTGCTGGGAGTCATGGCTGAGGAGACGGATTTGAATTTCAGTGAGCTGATAGGGAACCTGCTCACGTCGCACAACGCGGGCGGGCCGCCCCGTGCGGAGCAGGAGCAGACTGGGGCCGTGGGGGACGCAGAGGGGGACGTCGAGGTGCCCGATTTTGATCAGGATGGGCCCGCAGATGACGATTTGATGGCCGTCGTGGCTAATGCTGTGCATGCTATAGGGCAGGACGCGGGCGAGCATGGTCACGTGGATGCGGATGCGGATGCCGGTGCAGACGCTGATGCAGATGCAGATGCAGACGAGGGCCACTGGGCACATATTATACAGCAGGGCCTGCTAGATGAGGAGCAACACAATGACACAGCGGGGCAGGGCCAAGGGCAGGGACACGACACGCTCGACCAGGACGATGAAAACTTGGGGAGAGCCATTTTGGCAAGTCTGCAGGGGTTCAGCGAGCCTTCTGCTGCAGAAGTGGGGGCCTCAGCACCGGCCGCAGAGGAAAGTGCTTTTCAGCAGACGAAGAAGGCCGcggcaaagaagaagaaaaagaaggataAGACCGCTGcggacaagaagaagcagaagaagaagaaacaccATCATGACAAGACAACTGCTGAAAGCTACTCTTTCCCATTTGGGGAGGGTGCTGCCCCCGATGGGGAGGCTGGAGACACTGGGTCCATTGATATGGATACACAAGCTCTCGTAGAGGCCACATTGAAGGCGTTCGAAAAACAGATACTCGCCTCGGACGAACAATCGAACAAATCGGATACAGCGGAGAGGAGAGCAACCGGTAAAACTCAGGAGTCCACTACGGATAAAGCCCTCG
This sequence is a window from Huiozyma naganishii CBS 8797 chromosome 3, complete genome. Protein-coding genes within it:
- the STP1 gene encoding Stp1p (similar to Saccharomyces cerevisiae STP1 (YDR463W) and STP2 (YHR006W); ancestral locus Anc_5.586); protein product: MFKFEYDLNDAAAEEETAVRFPGQGEEFCSTDAAGKSAGVIDEEWAAGPARPSSSSAMEPFVCHYCDARFRMRGYLTRHIKKHAIEKAFRCPFFQRGQPRDLQCHPSGGFSRRDTYKTHLKVKHVLYPPGVRPSDRNRSGGHCTACGEYTESLHEWVEQHIESGACQGLPADYIRAQRSARSSGRLRVVKTSTGHARFISTVQSVVEPAVLLNKEALEAMAIVAHSTNTANILSQYGRDKIIMAAENYTGEARTPPRATTPPPPPPAAPGLDLSVFDFDHFTAQHDDADPAAPHAGLWQLLGDQRLDDSMPRST